AAAGCAGAAGACAATTCAAGCAGATTTATCTGGCTAGACCAATCGTGCCTTTGAGTAATAAAGACATCGGATATTTACCGGGTGATATTAAGTCTAAAATCAATCCTTATATGGAGCCGCTTTGGGATAACTTGAAGTTTATCAAAAACCAGTTTAGAGAAACGGATCCAAACTATCATCGAATTGAGGATATGGTTAACAAAGAAAAGATTGTAGTGACTCCACTGGCATACATCCGTGGTAGAAGTTTAAGCAACGTCATCTTTATCGTTGACGAAGCGCAAAACCTCACACCACATGAGATCAAAACGATTATTACACGTGCTGGTGAAAACACGAAGATGATTTTCTCAGGTGATATCTACCAAATCGACACACCGTATTTGGACGAACATTCCAATGGACTTTCTTACCTGGTGGATCGTTTAAAAGGAAACGAAATCTTCGCCCACGTGACGCTTGAAAAAGGAGAACGAAGCGAATTGGCTAATCTGGCTGGTGAATTATTATAAGCATTAAAAAAGGCGCTCTTTGGAGCGCCTTTTTTGATTGATCAATATCTTACATCTGTATGTGATTCACTTCCTCAAACGGTTGTGGAATCTTTTCGTCATCTTCATCTATTATTTGAAGAATATCTCTGGTAATTCCTCTAGAAATGGCTGAGATCGGCACATCATTTGGTGACCCTTCAAATGGATTCTCTCCGGCTAATCCAATACGCAACATCGTATTAAACACCCAAATTACAATCACCGTAAAAGGAATGTTCAACCAAACAAAATACGAACTAATAAATGGATTGGTTTCTGCTAAACCCGCCCCCATTTTTGAGAATGTCGGAATAATCGCAAATGGTAAAACCCACATAAAAATATGCACAAAATGATATCCGATACTTCCATATTGCTTTGGATACGGGAAATTCTTAATTCGTTCAGATTTACCTTGCAAAGCGGTTAACTCTTGCAACATTTCCTGGAGACGCAATAAAGAGAAATCCCAGAATTTCTTTTCATCCGTTAATCTTCTAAAATGTTGAGATTGTAAATTAATAATCGCATTTGGTTTGTTGTCCTTAGACATCACATACTGAAACTCTTCTTTAGACAAATAACATGGCAATTCTTCTTCTATGGGCGTCATGTATTCTGGAGTCACCCAATATTGATTATCATCCGAATCCTCACTCTTATAAGTGGTCTCCCACTTCTTTTTAGTACGCATCGCGTACCTCAGTGCGGTTAACCAGGCAATATGTCTATTCGTAATGATTTTCAACTCTTCTAACTCCGGTTTCTTTGCATCCGTATTATGTACATAAAAACTGTCCTTAACGGTAATAATTAATGACCGGGATGTATTTACAATACCGCCCCAAATCTTACGCGCTTCCCAAATACGGTCGTATGCTGCATTATTCTGAAAACCGATCATAAATGCTACAGCCGTACCTACCAAACCTATCGGAGTAAATGGCACCTGTAACCATTTGATATTAAAATACTCAAACAAAACCGTAGCTACTGCCGCAAATACAGTGAAAAAAATCAACTCTCGTTTGGTCCAATTTATAACTCCTTTAAACGGATATCTTCTTTGTGTATACATTGATTGTCTTTTTTTGCTAAAAGTACAAGAATAATGAAAAAACTAAGATTGAATTCATATCAAATTAGATTGGTCTACTTTTGTTGCAATGAAAAAAAATGAACATAAAACACCGCAAAGTCAACCCAAAAATCCATTACACGGGGTAAAATTGGCTGACATTTTAGAATTCCTTGTGGACGAATATGGATGGGACGAATTGGGTGATTTAATTGATATTAATTGCTTCCAAAACAACCCATCGATAAAATCATCCCTTAAGTTTTTGCGAAAATTTCCATGGGCCAGAGCCAAAGTAGAAAAACTGTATCTAGAAAGTATTTAAAAAACTTATTAAAGCTTTACCAATTTTTGAATCCCTCGGTTTCTTCCACTCTGTACAGCTATAAAATACGCTCCAGACGGTATATGTGATATATCTAATCTGGTGGAATTCTGATTTACGCTCGTTTTAAAGATTAGATTTCCAGATAAATCGAACAACATCACTTCCACATCTTCAAACACATCTACTTCTATAACCAGTGAACCGGATGTTGGATTTGGAAAAACATCAAATTCCACTTTACCCATCACGTCTTCTGTTCCAAGACTTAACGCCTGATCAAATTTGAGATAAAAAACATCTGATAGTCCCTGTGCGGAAAGCAGCGTCTTTGTTGAATCCGGATTAAAATCTATATCCCATCCACTGGAAAACCCTCCTGTGACCAAAAAACTTGTTGAGTTTAGCAAATTAACCTTTTCAGGATAAATATACCCATGAGAACCTCCACGCTTTGCCCAAACAAAATTCCCATTAGAATCTAATTTCTGAATATAATACTTGCCATCGGTCAAGATTAACGAATCCGATCCCGGATCAAAATCCACTGATCCATTGACAGCAGAAGTAGAATATAGATTCCCATCATTATCTATCGCACTAACTGGCCCAGCAGATCCCTTCTGATCACCTTTAGCCCATAAAAAATCGCCAGAAGAATTTAACTTCAAAACAAATTGACTATACATACCAGAACTTGTCATCATAAAAGTTGATGTCGTATCAGGATCAAAATCAATTGTTCCTGTATAACCCCCACTAACATACACATTATTTGAATTATTAATAGCTACATTGGTAATAACCAAGCTCTCCCCAAAAACAAGTCCCATCGCAAATGCCCATTCCAAGTTGCCATTGGCATCCAGCTTAACGGTATAGTATAGTCCATCATCGGCAGGGCTTAAAACAAAACTATTAGGGCCAGGGTCAAAATCAGAAGGTTGAGTTAATTTGCCAACCATTATTATATCATTATTATGATCAATTGCTAAATCATATATCGAAATTGACCCAGAGCCAGTGAATTGTTTTACCCAAATAAAATCTCCATCCTCATCCAGTTTAAGAGTGAACTGATCATGATTATTTTGACTGGATAACAAGTTTAAAGTTGTGGAATCATAGTCAAAATCAACAGTCCCAGCAAAAATACCGGAAAGAATAATATCATCTAGATTATCCAACTGCAGTTTCATCACTCCAGAATATAAACTTCCTGTTGCATATTGTTGTCCCCAAATGAAATTTCCATTTGCATCCATTTTAACTAAAAACGTACTTGGACCTGATATTGTAGAGGTCAAATTAAATACACCTAAATTTGGATCTAAATCAATAGAACCTTTAAAAGAACCAGCAACATACACATTCCCATTCTGATCAAAATCTATTGTACTACAAAGCGAACTACTTTGAGAAGGAGAAGAAAATATTTTCGCCCATACGAAACTACCCGTGGAATCTAACTTTTGAACATATGATGTTTTCACCGATATGGGTGAAGTATAAAAAAAACTATTTGGACCAGGATCAAAGTCAATATTTCCATAGAAGTAACCTACGGAATAGATATTACCATCCATATCAACTTTTGAATCTTCAAGCCTTATTTCCTGTCCCGAATTTCCCGTAGTGATCGCCCAATCCAATTTAGGTTGGATACTTTGACTAAAAGAAGCAGTAATACTACAAATTACTAAAGCGCTAATTAGAATTAAATTTCTCATAATAGGTTCTGGTTAAAGTCATTATAATGATTAACGTTTCTCAAAGTTAAATGGTTAGTCCATTTTTTGAGAAAATCTGTTTAAGCTCAAAAAACCACCTCAAATCCCATAAAATATCCGACCAAAACAATCCCGAATTTACCCCTTACATTTCTACGTCAAAATACCTACTTTCGCAATCTTTGAAACCAAGGGTATTATGCCTTTAATTTTCAGTCAACAACATGTCTAAATACAAAGAATACAAACAGTTAAATTTAACTGAAGTCGCGAACGAAGAGAACGAGTTTTGGAAAGCAAATGATATTTTCCAAAAAAGTATGGATGAACGCGAAGGTTCACCGGAATATGTGTTTTATGATGGGCCTCCATCTGCAAACGGAAAACCTGGTATTCACCACGTAATTTCACGTACGTTAAAAGATTTGTTTTGTCGTTACCAAACGCAAAAAGGGAAGCAGGTTATCCGTAAAGCGGGTTGGGATACCCATGGACTACCTGTTGAACTTAAAGTGGAAAAAGAACTTGGGATCACCAAAGAAGATATCGGCACAAAAATTTCTGTAGCTGAATACAATGAAGCTTGTCGCCAAACGGTAATGCAATATACCGAGGTTTGGGATGATCTTACCGATAAAATGGGATATTGGGTAGATATGGAAGAACCATATGTGACCTATAAAACCAAATATATTGAATCCGTTTGGTGGTTGTTGAAACAACTTCACGATAAGGACATGTTGTACAAAGGGTACACGATCCAACCTTATTCTCCTAAAGCTGGTACCGGATTAAGTTCTCATGAACTGAACTTACCTGGAACCTATGTGGATGTGAAAGACACCACCGTTGTGGCGCAGTTCAATCTGATCAAAGACGATAAATTCAAATCATTGTTTAATGATTTGGAAGAAGTTTTTGCTTTAGCATGGACAACAACACCATGGACGCTTCCTTCGAATACCGCTTTAGCCGTTGGACCAAAAATCGAATATGTACTGGTAAAATCATTTAACCAATACACATTTGAACCAATGCATGTATTGGTGGCAAAAGCCCTGGTTTCAAAAGCTTTTAGCGGGAAATACTTTGAGGGAACTGACGAAGAAATCTCTAATTACGCTGCTGAAGATAAAAAGATTCCATA
This genomic interval from bacterium SCSIO 12643 contains the following:
- a CDS encoding DUF2132 domain-containing protein, yielding MKKNEHKTPQSQPKNPLHGVKLADILEFLVDEYGWDELGDLIDINCFQNNPSIKSSLKFLRKFPWARAKVEKLYLESI
- a CDS encoding T9SS type A sorting domain-containing protein, whose product is MRNLILISALVICSITASFSQSIQPKLDWAITTGNSGQEIRLEDSKVDMDGNIYSVGYFYGNIDFDPGPNSFFYTSPISVKTSYVQKLDSTGSFVWAKIFSSPSQSSSLCSTIDFDQNGNVYVAGSFKGSIDLDPNLGVFNLTSTISGPSTFLVKMDANGNFIWGQQYATGSLYSGVMKLQLDNLDDIILSGIFAGTVDFDYDSTTLNLLSSQNNHDQFTLKLDEDGDFIWVKQFTGSGSISIYDLAIDHNNDIIMVGKLTQPSDFDPGPNSFVLSPADDGLYYTVKLDANGNLEWAFAMGLVFGESLVITNVAINNSNNVYVSGGYTGTIDFDPDTTSTFMMTSSGMYSQFVLKLNSSGDFLWAKGDQKGSAGPVSAIDNDGNLYSTSAVNGSVDFDPGSDSLILTDGKYYIQKLDSNGNFVWAKRGGSHGYIYPEKVNLLNSTSFLVTGGFSSGWDIDFNPDSTKTLLSAQGLSDVFYLKFDQALSLGTEDVMGKVEFDVFPNPTSGSLVIEVDVFEDVEVMLFDLSGNLIFKTSVNQNSTRLDISHIPSGAYFIAVQSGRNRGIQKLVKL